TCTCCGGCGGCACCTCCGGCCTGTCCATCGGCCATGCCTCCCCGGAAGCGGCGGAAGGCGGCACCATCGGCCTGGTGCAGACCGGCGATACCATCGAAATCGACATTCCCAACCGGCGCATCCACCTGGCCGTGGCAGATACGGAACTGGCCAAGCGGCGGGCGGCGGAAGAGGCTAAGGGTGCCCAGGCCTGGAAGCCAGGCCAGCGTCAGCGGGTGGTTTCCAAGGCCCTCCAGGCCTATGCCCTGATGGCCACCTCCGCCGACAAGGGCGCGGTGCGGGATTTGTCCCAGCTCACGGTGAAGAAATAAGTCCGGGGTTTTCCTCAGGCAAAAGCCCCCGTGCCGGTGACGGCATGGGGGCTTTTTTTATGGGGCGAAAGCGGCGGGGAAAAAGCGGCAATTGGGATGCCCCGGAGAGGCGCCCCGGGGTTTCCGGGGAACCCGGTGTGGCTGGCGAGGTCGGTGAGGCCGTCCCCTAAAGCAGGCCGTAGAGCATCTTCACCGCCAGCACCAGCAAGACGCCCGCAAAAATGCGCTTCAAGCGGGCGACGGGCAGGCGATGGGCCAGATTGGCACCCATGGGGGCGGTGAGAGTGGAACCAGCTACTCCCAGCAGCACCGCTGGCAGATAGACGTAGCCCAGACTGCCCCAGGGTAAGCCCGGCTGGCCCCAGCCCTCCCAGAGATAGCCCAGGCTACCGAAGAAGGCGATGGGCAGACCCAGGGCGGCGGAGGTGCCGATAGCCTCCGTGAGGGGCACACCGCACCAGGCCAGGAAGGGCACGGTGAGGGACCCGCCGCCAATGGCCACCAGGGAGGAGAGGGCGCCGATGCCCGCCCCCACGGCGGCTATGCCCCAGGGGCCCGGCAGGTGGCGGCCTGCCTTGGGGCGTAGGTTCAGGCCCATTTGCAGGGCCACGAGGAAAATGAAGCCGGTGAAGAACAGGGCCAGTTCCCGGGTCGGTACCCGGGTGGCCAGTTGGGGGCCGAGCAGGGCGCCGGCCAACACCCCAGGGGTGAAGGATTTGAGCAGTTCCCAGCGCACCGCCCCATGCCGGTGGTGGGTGCGCAGGCTGGCGGTGGCGGTGAAGACGATGGTGGCCATGGAAGTGCCCAGGGCTAGGTGCAGCACCTGGGCCTGGGGAAAGCCCTGGGCGTCAAACAGCATGGCCAGCAGGGGCACCAGCACCACGCCGCCGCCGATGCCCAGGAGCCCCGCCACAAAGCCGGAAAAAAGCCCCAGGGCAAGAAAGGCGAACCAGGCGGGATCGAAACTCATGGTGGCGGGGGAGAAGAAAGGGGAGGGAGGGAAATGCGGGTCAGGTTAGGGCGGACCCGCCAGGCCCGGGGGGCGGCGCCCCGTTTGGGGCCGTGACGGTGGGTGCGTGAGCCACAAAAGAAAACAGCGTGGCAAAAGCCACGCTGTTTCCGTACTGCTGGGCCCCCGCCTGTGCCGTTAGGTCGGCATCCTGAACCGGGGGTCCAAGACGGCTGCCTGCCAGCCACTTCAGGTGCGCCCGACTGGGGGCGCTCACAACAGCGGCGTTTTGGCGGACAACCTGATGCCAATTAGCATTGGTTCAAGGAATGTATGACCTTGACGCGCACCGCAGGGGACACTGGGCGGAAGTTCAGTCAGAACAGGGGCGACTGGGTTTGCAGTACCGCGTCCAACTGAGCTTCCATGTCTCCGATTCTACGCTGAAAGTCAGGCTTGTCAAAAGACTTGTGAATTTGTTCGGAAGCCCCGTCTTCATTGGCTTCCAGGGCAGTGGAGGGGGCCGGTTTGCGGCGTTCGGCGAGGAGTTCGCTGGCCAGATTCAGGGCCACCATGACGGCCACCCGTTCCGGGGCCAGATTCTTGGCTTTGCCCGCCACGTCCTGCATCTGTTGTTCCAGGTAATCCACGGCTTCCAGCAGGGCTTCCCGCTCTTCCGAAGGGCAGGCTACCCGATATTCCCGGCCCAGCAGCCGAACGTCCAGATGCAGCGCTTCTCCGCTCATGCCTTGTCTTCCCCTGGCAATTGTTGGATCAGGGTTTCCAAACGGGTCCGGGCTGCGTCCATGCGCAGGGCCAGACGCTGCTGCTCTTCCTCGGCGGCCGCCAGGCGTTGACGCAAATCCTGGTTTTCCGTCTTCAGGCTCTGGCAGAGCGTGACGACCTGGGCAACCTTGGTTTCGAGGGCGTTCAGTTCGGTATCCATAGGCGCGCACTATAGATGTTAAATCCCTGCAAGGTCAAGGAATAAGGGGCGTTTTTGAAGGTGTTTTGTGGCATTACTTTCCGCCTACCCCTCGCCATAATTAGGGTAATCCGTTACACTTTGTCACACGCTCGATCACCAATCGGGCGTTTTTTCCTTTCAGGTGCCGCGTTGGAAGCCCTTCCACGCGGTTAAACGGGAAACAGGTGCGGGGCACGCTCGATCGTGTGCCCCAATGCCTGTGCTGCCCCCGCAACGGTGAGGAAGTGTGGGTCCGCCACAGCAAGCCACTGGGACTATCCGTCCTGGGAAGGCGACGGATCAAGACTTCCGAGCCCGGATACCGGCCTAGAAGGAGTTTGGCGGTAGTGCCGCGGGGAGGCGGCGAGTCCGGTGGCCGGCTTTCGGCATCCTTACTCTGATTCCCTCTTGTCGCGGTATTGCCTCGGTACTCACGTGAGCCGAGCGGGGACGCATCGGCCGCCCTCTGGAGCAACTCCATGCAATTCAAGTGGCAACCCAGCCTTATCGCCGCCAGTCTGGCGACTCTCTTTTCTTCCGCCTACGGCGCCGACGTGGATAACGTTCTGGCGGACGTGGTGGTCACCGCCACCCGGGTGCCCGGGGCCGCGGCCAATCCGGCCCAGGATGTGTCCGTGGTGAGCCGGAACCGCATCGAAGCGGCAGCCAGCACGGATCTGACCTCGGCGTTGTCCCAGGAGGCGGGGATTGAAAGCTATAACAGCGGCGGCCCCACGACGACCTCCGGGGTCTACCTGCGGGGTACAAAAACTTCCCAGACGGTGATGTTGGTGGACGGCTTTCGCCTGATGAATCCCATTGACGGCAGTACCCCCCTGGACCAGGTGCCCCTGAATGCCCTGGACCGGATCGAAGTGTTGCGGGGCGGGGCCAGCAGCCTCTATGGCTCCGGTGCCATCGGCGGCGCCATCCAGCTCTTCACCCGGGAACCGGATCGGGCGCCGGCCTTCGACGGGGCCGTCACCGTGGGCCGTTACGGCACCTATCAGACCCAGGCTGGCTACGGCGGCCGCCAGGGCAATACCTCTTTCTACGTGGGCCTGGGCTGGGACGGGGCCGACGGCTATTCCACCACCAAGCCCCAAAGCAGTTCCTATGAGGCGGATGACGACGGCTACCGGCGCCGCAATCTGGTGGCCAATCTGCGCCAGGATTTCAGCAATGGCCACAGCCTCCGTCTGGTGGCCATGGAAACCCATGACCGGACCGATTACGACAACGGCTTTTCCGTCCGGCCTTACATGCTGGGCAACACCAGCCTGGTGGGGGCAACCTATGAATTGCCCGTGACGGCCCGCTGGCAGGCGGAATTCAAGCTGGGTCAGGCCCTCTACGATTACGAAAGCAAGACCGGCGGCAGCGCCTATGCCCCCAAGACCCGCAGCCAGCAGGCCAGCTGGCTCAATCACTTCAGCTTTGACAGTGGCAAGCTGACCCTGGGCATGGAATTCGAGCGCCAGACCGTGAACGGCCCCGGGATTGATACCTACGACAAGACCCAGCGTAATCTTCACACCCTGCTGGCCCAGTGGCTGGGGGATTACGGCAAGCACCACGTCCAGGCCAATGTGCGTTCCGACAGCTGGACCGACTACGACAACCAGACCACCGGCAGCCTGCTCTATGCCTATGACCTGACCAAGGCCTGGGCCCTTACCACCAGCGCCGGTACGGCCTTCCGGGCACCTACTCTGCTGGATTTGTACTACCCCTGCTCCATGTGGGGCTGCTACAACAACCCCAATCTCCAGCCGGAAAAGTCCCACAACTTTGAAATCGGTACCCGCTACCGGCAGGGGGCGGACACGGTACGCCTGGTGGCCTTCCGGAATAGCATCCACAACGACATCGAACTGGATGCCAACTACGTGCCCCAGAACTACGAAGCCTTGATCAAAGGCTTTACCGCTACCTGGGAACATGCCGCGGAGGACTGGCGCTGGACCACCAGCTATACCCACCAAGACCCCAAGGAGGTGGATACGGGGGATCAGCTGAACCGGCGCGCCAAGAACCTGGCCAGCGCCTCCCTGGAACGGCGCTGGGGCGCCTGGGGCCTGGGCGGGGAATTCAAGACGGAAGGGGAACGTTATGACCGGATGTCCAACAAGGACAGCAACCGCATGGGCGGTTACGGTACCCTGAACGCCTACGTGACCTACGCGGTGAGCAAGGATCTGAGCCTCCAGGCCCGGGTGAACAACCTGACCGACAAGGATTACGAAACGGCCCAGTACTTCAACGTGCCCGGGCGCTCCCTGTTCCTGACCCTGCGCTATTCGCCTAAGTAAGGAGTTTTGCGGTAACCATGCCCACCCGTCGTCGCGCCCTGTTGCTTCTGGCTCTTCTGGCCCTCTTGGCCGGGGGGAGCCTGTTGTGGGCGTTGATGGCGGGGACTCTGCCCGTGGCGCCCCGGGATGCCCTGGGGGCCCTGCTGGGCCAGGATCAGGGCACGGCGGGGGAGGTGGTGCGCAGCCTGCGTCTGCCCCGGGCCCTGGCGGCCTTTGCCTGCGGCGGCCTGCTGGCCGTGGCCGGTGCCCTGATGCAGGTGCTCTTGCGTAATCCCCTGGCCGACCCCTATGTGCTGGGTATTTCCGGCGGGGCCGGGGTGGGGGCCTTGTTTGCCATTTTGTTCGGCTGGGCCGTAGTGGGGATTAACTTCCTGGCCTTTCTCGGCGCCCTGGGGGCCACCTTCCTGGTTTTCGGCCTGGCCCGGGGGGACGGGAGCTGGACCCAGACTCGCCTGCTGCTTACCGGGGTGATTGTGGCCTCGGGCTGCGGCGCCTTTGTCACCCTGCTCCTGGCCGTGGCGCCGGAACATAAGGTCCAGGGCATGCTGTACTGGCTCATGGGGGATTTGTCCCAGGTGCTGGACCCCAAGCCCGCCCTGGTGATCCTGGTGCTGGCCGTGGCGGGGGTGTTGCCCTTTGCCCGGGAACTGAATCTTCTTGCCCGGGGCTTGGCTACTGCCCAGTCCCTGGGGGTCGCGGTGCCCCGGCTGCGCCGCCTCATCTATTTTGTCGCCGCCCTGGCCACGGCCACGGCGGTGACTACCGCGGGGGCCATCGGCTTTGTCGGCCTGGTGGTGCCCCATCTCACCCGTCTGGCGGTGGGCAACGATCAGCGTCTGCTGATTCCCGCCTCCGCCCTGGGGGGCGGCGCCCTGCTGACCCTGGCGGATACCTTGGCGCGCACCGTGGTGGCGCCGGAGCAGTTGCCCGTGGGGGTGCTCACCGCCCTGCTCGGGGTGCCCGTGTTTCTCTTCCTCCTCAGCCGTCGTCCCCGATGAGCGCCGTGTCTACGTCTTCCCCCGTCCTGCCTCTGCTCCAGGTCCGTGATCTGGCCGTCAGCGTGGGGGGGCACCGGGTTTGTCAGGGCCTGGGCTTCGACCTCTTGCCCGGGGAGCGGCTGGCCATTCTGGGCCGCAACGGGGCGGGCAAATCCACCCTCCTGTCCACCCTGGCCGGGCTGCGGGCCCCTGGGGCAGGGCAGGTGCTCCTGGAAGGCTGTCCCTACGGGGACTGGGGCCCCCGCCAGGCCGCCCTGCGCCGGGGCTGGCTGGCCCAGAGCCAGGGGGATGCCTTTTCCTCCACGGTGCTGGAAGGGGCCCTGGCCGGGCGCCATCCCCACCTGGGCCGCTGGGACTGGGAAAGCGAACAGGACCGGGCCCTGGCCCAGGCGGCCCTGGCCGCCGTGGGGCTGGCCGGGCTGGAGCAGCGTCAGAGCGCCACCCTCTCCGGCGGCGAACGCCAGCGCCTGGGCATTGCCACCCTGCTGACCCAGGCGCCCCATCTGTATCTGCTGGACGAACCCCTGGCCTACCTGGATTTGAATCACCAGGTGGCCATGCTGGAACTCTTTTCCGCCCAGGCCCGGGAAGGGGCCGGGCTGGTGCTGGTGCTCCACGACCCGGCCATGGCCGCCCGCTACTGTGACCGGGTGCTGTTGCTCTACGGCGACGGGGAGGCGGAGGTGGGCCCAGCGGACCAACTCCTCACCGGCGAGCGCTTGACCCGGCTCTACGGCCATCCCCTGGAACGGGCCGAAGTCCACGGCCACGTGGTTTTTATTCCTGCTTAATTCCCATGACCCTCTCCACTTGCTGCCAGCGCCTGAGCCGCTTGGGCGCCTTTCTCTCCCTTTCCTTAATCCTCACCCTGAGCGTGGCCCAGGGGGCGGAAACTGTGTCGCCCCAACCCGCCTGCCCGGACGGGAGCCGCATCGTCAGCCAATCCCCCTACCTGACCCTGGTGGTGCAATGGCTGGGCCGGGGCGGCTGTCTGGTGGGGGTGTCCCGCTACGACAAGCTGGACCTGCCCCACACCGGCGGGGTGCTGGACCCGGATGGGGCGGCCATTGCCAAGCTCCATCCCACGGTGCTCCTGGCCCCGGACTGGGTGACGGCGGCCACCCTGGCCAAGGTCACGCCGGCGGGGGCCCAGGCCGTGCGCCTGGGGGGCTTTGGTTCCGTGGCGGACATGATCGCCATGATGGAAGCCACCGCCCGGGCCATCCATGCCCCGGAAACTCTGCCCAAAATCCAGGCCTTCCAGACGGAACTGAACCAGCGTTTGGCCGCCGGGCCGGGCAAGGGGCGGCGGGTGCTGCTCCTCTCCGCCTGTAGCGGCGCCCCCTACGCCTATGGCCCCCAGACCCTGCTGGGGGACCTGTTCGCCCGGGCCGGGTTTGAAATTCTGGCCACCGATCCCCGGCTCAAGTTCTACGGCGACGTGCCCGCCCTGGCCAAGGACGTGGCGGCCCTGAAACCCGAGCTAGTGCTCAACTTTTCCCCCGTGGCGGCGGCCCAGTGCAGCGCCGCCCTGGGCAATTTGCCCGCCCGCATCGTTACCCTACCGGGGGACGATTTCGCCCACCCGGGCCCCCGCCTGCTGCGGGGCCTGGACGATGTGCAGGAGGCCCTATGACCCCCCCGAACCAGCCCCAGCCCCCCTCGGCAGACGCCCCGGATCGGGAGGCCCGACACCAGCAGCGCATGGCTCGCAAACAGGCGGTGATCCAGTCCCACATTACGGCGGCGGACCAGCGCCGGGGTGTACTCCTGATCCACACGGGCAACGGCAAGGGCAAGTCTTCCGCCGCCTTTGGCCTGGTGGCCCGGGCCCTGGGCCATGGCCTGGGGGTGGCGGTGGTGCAATGGGTGAAGAGCCGCTCCGATACGGGGGAAGAAGCCTTTTTCCGGCGCCAGCCCGGGGTGGCCTGGCAGGTCATGGGGGAAGGCTTTACCTGGGACACCCAGGATCGGCAACGGGACCAAGAGGCCGCCCGGCGGGCCTGGGCCGCCGCCGTTCCCTATCTGACCGATCCCAAGGTGGGCCTGGTGGTGCTGGATGAACTGACCTACGCCTTCAAATACGGCTGGCTGGACCTGGCCCCGGTGCTGGCGGTGCTGGCCGCCCGCCCGGCGGGCCAGCATGTGGTTATTACAGGCCGGGGCGCGCCCCCGGAACTGGTGGCCGCCGCCGACACGGTGACCGACATGGGCATGGTGAAACACGCCTTCCAGGCCGGGGTGGCGGCCATGCCCGGGGTGGAATTCTGAGCCGCCCTCCCTTTTCCTGCCCCCCGTTCCGGAATCCCCGCCCATGAGTGATAGCGCCGCCCCGACCTGCCCCGCCCTGCTGGTGGCGGCCCCCGCCTCCGGCCAGGGCAAGACCACGGTGACCGCCGCCCTGGCCCGTTATCACCGCAATCAGGGGCGGCGGGTCCAGGTGTTCAAATGCGGGCCGGATTTCCTCGATCCCCAGATTCATGCCGTGGCCTCGGGCCGCCCCTGCTACAACATCGACTTTGCCATGGCCGGGGAGGCGGATGCCCGCTGGCGCCTGGCCCGGGCCGCCCGGGAAAACGATCTGATCCTGGTGGAAGGGGTCATGGGCCTCCACGACGGGGAACCCTCCGCCGCCGAACTGGCCCGGCGCTTGGGCCTGCCCGTGCTGCTGGTGCTGGATGCGGCGGCCATGGCCGGTTCCTTCGGCGCCCTGGCCTGGGGCCTGAAACACTACCGGGAAGGGGCGGGGGGCGGCGCCCCAATTGCCGCCGCCCTGGCCAACCGGGTGGGCAGCGCTTACCACGCCACCCTCTGCCGGGACAGTCTGGCGGATAGCGGCATCGCCTGGTGGGGCCACCTGCCCCGGGATCGGGAAAGCGCCCTGCCCGAACGCCATCTGGGCCTGCTGCCGGCGGCGGAAATTGCTCATCTGGAGCAGGGCCTGGAAGCCATGGCCGCCGCCCTGGGCGCCACCCCCGCCGCCGCCCTGCCGCCCCCCGTGACCTTTGCTTCGGCCCCAGCCCCGGAAATACCGCCCCTCCTGGCCGGGCGCACCATTGCCGTGGCTAGGGACGCCGCCTTCTGCTTTCTCTACCCGGCCAATCTGGATTG
This sequence is a window from Azospira inquinata. Protein-coding genes within it:
- a CDS encoding sulfite exporter TauE/SafE family protein, whose product is MSFDPAWFAFLALGLFSGFVAGLLGIGGGVVLVPLLAMLFDAQGFPQAQVLHLALGTSMATIVFTATASLRTHHRHGAVRWELLKSFTPGVLAGALLGPQLATRVPTRELALFFTGFIFLVALQMGLNLRPKAGRHLPGPWGIAAVGAGIGALSSLVAIGGGSLTVPFLAWCGVPLTEAIGTSAALGLPIAFFGSLGYLWEGWGQPGLPWGSLGYVYLPAVLLGVAGSTLTAPMGANLAHRLPVARLKRIFAGVLLVLAVKMLYGLL
- a CDS encoding cell division protein ZapA; translation: MSGEALHLDVRLLGREYRVACPSEEREALLEAVDYLEQQMQDVAGKAKNLAPERVAVMVALNLASELLAERRKPAPSTALEANEDGASEQIHKSFDKPDFQRRIGDMEAQLDAVLQTQSPLF
- a CDS encoding TonB-dependent receptor domain-containing protein, translated to MQFKWQPSLIAASLATLFSSAYGADVDNVLADVVVTATRVPGAAANPAQDVSVVSRNRIEAAASTDLTSALSQEAGIESYNSGGPTTTSGVYLRGTKTSQTVMLVDGFRLMNPIDGSTPLDQVPLNALDRIEVLRGGASSLYGSGAIGGAIQLFTREPDRAPAFDGAVTVGRYGTYQTQAGYGGRQGNTSFYVGLGWDGADGYSTTKPQSSSYEADDDGYRRRNLVANLRQDFSNGHSLRLVAMETHDRTDYDNGFSVRPYMLGNTSLVGATYELPVTARWQAEFKLGQALYDYESKTGGSAYAPKTRSQQASWLNHFSFDSGKLTLGMEFERQTVNGPGIDTYDKTQRNLHTLLAQWLGDYGKHHVQANVRSDSWTDYDNQTTGSLLYAYDLTKAWALTTSAGTAFRAPTLLDLYYPCSMWGCYNNPNLQPEKSHNFEIGTRYRQGADTVRLVAFRNSIHNDIELDANYVPQNYEALIKGFTATWEHAAEDWRWTTSYTHQDPKEVDTGDQLNRRAKNLASASLERRWGAWGLGGEFKTEGERYDRMSNKDSNRMGGYGTLNAYVTYAVSKDLSLQARVNNLTDKDYETAQYFNVPGRSLFLTLRYSPK
- a CDS encoding FecCD family ABC transporter permease translates to MPTRRRALLLLALLALLAGGSLLWALMAGTLPVAPRDALGALLGQDQGTAGEVVRSLRLPRALAAFACGGLLAVAGALMQVLLRNPLADPYVLGISGGAGVGALFAILFGWAVVGINFLAFLGALGATFLVFGLARGDGSWTQTRLLLTGVIVASGCGAFVTLLLAVAPEHKVQGMLYWLMGDLSQVLDPKPALVILVLAVAGVLPFARELNLLARGLATAQSLGVAVPRLRRLIYFVAALATATAVTTAGAIGFVGLVVPHLTRLAVGNDQRLLIPASALGGGALLTLADTLARTVVAPEQLPVGVLTALLGVPVFLFLLSRRPR
- a CDS encoding ABC transporter ATP-binding protein, with protein sequence MSAVSTSSPVLPLLQVRDLAVSVGGHRVCQGLGFDLLPGERLAILGRNGAGKSTLLSTLAGLRAPGAGQVLLEGCPYGDWGPRQAALRRGWLAQSQGDAFSSTVLEGALAGRHPHLGRWDWESEQDRALAQAALAAVGLAGLEQRQSATLSGGERQRLGIATLLTQAPHLYLLDEPLAYLDLNHQVAMLELFSAQAREGAGLVLVLHDPAMAARYCDRVLLLYGDGEAEVGPADQLLTGERLTRLYGHPLERAEVHGHVVFIPA
- a CDS encoding ABC transporter substrate-binding protein — translated: MTLSTCCQRLSRLGAFLSLSLILTLSVAQGAETVSPQPACPDGSRIVSQSPYLTLVVQWLGRGGCLVGVSRYDKLDLPHTGGVLDPDGAAIAKLHPTVLLAPDWVTAATLAKVTPAGAQAVRLGGFGSVADMIAMMEATARAIHAPETLPKIQAFQTELNQRLAAGPGKGRRVLLLSACSGAPYAYGPQTLLGDLFARAGFEILATDPRLKFYGDVPALAKDVAALKPELVLNFSPVAAAQCSAALGNLPARIVTLPGDDFAHPGPRLLRGLDDVQEAL
- the cobO gene encoding cob(I)yrinic acid a,c-diamide adenosyltransferase, which codes for MTPPNQPQPPSADAPDREARHQQRMARKQAVIQSHITAADQRRGVLLIHTGNGKGKSSAAFGLVARALGHGLGVAVVQWVKSRSDTGEEAFFRRQPGVAWQVMGEGFTWDTQDRQRDQEAARRAWAAAVPYLTDPKVGLVVLDELTYAFKYGWLDLAPVLAVLAARPAGQHVVITGRGAPPELVAAADTVTDMGMVKHAFQAGVAAMPGVEF
- a CDS encoding cobyrinate a,c-diamide synthase, translating into MSDSAAPTCPALLVAAPASGQGKTTVTAALARYHRNQGRRVQVFKCGPDFLDPQIHAVASGRPCYNIDFAMAGEADARWRLARAARENDLILVEGVMGLHDGEPSAAELARRLGLPVLLVLDAAAMAGSFGALAWGLKHYREGAGGGAPIAAALANRVGSAYHATLCRDSLADSGIAWWGHLPRDRESALPERHLGLLPAAEIAHLEQGLEAMAAALGATPAAALPPPVTFASAPAPEIPPLLAGRTIAVARDAAFCFLYPANLDCLEALGARLVYFSPLADPALPPCDGVWLPGGYPELHASALAANRAMAAALEAHVAAGKPLVAECGGMMSLFATLTTVAGDSTPAFGLLPGECRMTPRLAALGLLAADLPEGRLTGHTFHYSQCTTDLPPWRQARRLGGGEGAGEALFRRQGLTASYMHFYFPSQPQAAAGLFFVEG